One genomic region from Ochotona princeps isolate mOchPri1 chromosome 5, mOchPri1.hap1, whole genome shotgun sequence encodes:
- the LOC101517688 gene encoding olfactory receptor 6B2 has translation MRGENATRVSTFILLGFPTSPRLQYVLFLLFLLAYLFILVENLAIILTVWSSSALHRPMYYFLGSLSTLEIWYVSDIIPKMLDGFLLQHKHISFVGCMTQLHFFSSLVCTECVLLASMAYDRYVAICHPLRYQAIMTTGLCVQLVAFSFASGFTISVIKVYFISSATFCGSNVLNHFFCDISPILKLACTDFSTAELVDFVLAFLILVFPLLATILSYGHITLAILRIPSAIGRWRAFSTCASHLTVVTIFYMAMIFMYVRPQAIDTRSSNKLVSAVYTVLTPILNPLIYCLRNKEFKDALRKALGLGLVLQ, from the coding sequence ATGAGGGGGGAGAACGCCACCAGGGTCAGCACGTTCATCCTGCTGggcttccccacctcccccaggcTGCAGTACgtgctcttcctcctcttcctgcttgcCTACCTCTTCATCCTGGTGGAGAACCTGGCCATCATCCTCACCGTCTGGAGCAGTAGCGCCCTCCACAGGCCCATGTACTACTTCCTGGGATCCCTGTCGACCCTGGAGATTTGGTATGTATCTGACATCATCCCCAAGATGTTGGATGGCTTCCTGCTCCAGCACAAACACATCTCCTTTGTGGGGTGCATGACTCAGCTCCACTTCTTCAGCTCCTTGGTGTGCACGGAGTGTGTGCTCCTGGCCTccatggcctatgaccgctatgtggccatctgccACCCACTGCGCTACCAGGCCATCATGACCACGGGGCTGTGCGTCCAGTTGGTGGCCTTCTCCTTTGCCAGTGGCTTCACCATCTCTGTCATCAAGGTCTACTTCATCTCTAGTGCCACATTCTGTGGCTCCAACGTCCTGAACCACTTCTTCTGTGACATCTCGCCCATCCTCAAGCTGGCCTGCACTGACTTCTCCACTGCAGAGCTGGTGGACTTTGTTCTGGCCTTCCTCATCCTGGTGTTCCCACTCCTGGCCACCATTCTCTCCTATGGACACATCACCTTGGCCATCCTACGCATCCCCTCGGCCATTGGCCGTTGGAgggccttttccacctgtgcctcccacctCACTGTGGTCACCATCTTCTACATGGCCATGATCTTCATGTATGTCCGGCCCCAGGCCATTGACACACGGAGCTCCAACAAGCTCGTCTCTGCTGTGTACACAGTACTCACACCCATCTTGAACCCCTTGATCTACTGTCTGAGGAACAAGGAATTCAAGGACGCCTTGAGGAAGGCTCTGGGCCTGGGTCTAGTTCTACAGTAG